In the Callospermophilus lateralis isolate mCalLat2 chromosome 7, mCalLat2.hap1, whole genome shotgun sequence genome, TAAATAATTTAGTCATTTAATTTCATAATAATAAGATCAGTGGGGTCAGAAAACATAGTCTAGTTCTTAATAGTTCTAAAAAACTGTCCCTGTTCATCTTTCAGTGCCTTTTCTTGTCATTTTGTATCCAGTGACACAGTTTTGTTCTAGGTGACAGAGTATGTGGGGACACATGGGAGCCAAGGAAGCTGGTGGGAAGGAAAGTCTGTGGACCACTGCTCCTCTAGAGATTTCTAAGGAAAAGACCCCTTATTTGGTGGGGAGATACTAGAGAAGTGTTAGTGAGCTAGATGTCAGATTATTTGTAGTGTGGTCTGGACTAACAGTATAAATGGTGGGAACTTTGGATAAGTAGATTAATTATGCTATGACCCAGCTTTAAAAGTGTGTTGAAAATGAGTAGTAATGATATAGAAAGTTGTTCTTTCTGACTATGCCATTTCCTCAGGTgtaaaatatatgttattttctgtTATGTGGTCTGCATAACTCACAAAGATACCTATAGAGTATTGCTAAACAAATGCTCAGCGAGTGTGCTGGTACCTTGTGGAGTTGAGGTCAAGTCCAGAAACATAGCTGAGCAGGCATACCTTTGCTGATACAAGAAGTTTAGAGAAATAAAACTCTCaaagaacagaagaaaaagtacagATATTAACACTAATGTGCTTTGTTTCTATAGATAAGTAAATCACATTTtgagcaactaaaaaataaatgatgcacTTCTAATATCTCCCCACTGGAAATTCTTTACATAATTAAGTAGTTATAAGGGATAAAGAAATGTAACTTTGTGGAGTATTCctacaattttaaaaacttttattggaaattaaacaaaacaaatagaAAGGCATAGCAAAGTGTATTTTAATTCTAGTTTTAAAGAAATTCCTAATCTCCTgatgaaaatttaaaagttttcCCCATAGAATTTAACTACtgtgaaacatttttaaaaagagttaaaACCATAATATATTTATGgcttaataatattttatagttaaaactatgtattaacagatacattcttttaatcaatatttttaaataatcaacAGGCTCTCACAAAAGACTGCAAAGGTTATGATGATTTAACTTTCACATATAGCAAGTATAAAACTAAATGAGCATCATCAGAATTTTGGCACATTACACATTACTTATGCCTATTATTTATGAGGTCTAAAGGATTTCAAATAATACACAAATATTAAGACCAATGTTTTCTATTATAAAATTCTCTGAGTTATGAACTAACTCAGATGAGGATGAATGCAAAGGAAAAGGCTTTCTCTTTAGCCCTTAAGCACATGACACAATTTCACAGTAGTATTTCCTTTCATCCTATAGAGCTTTAAGCTTGGAATTTCTCCATGCAGAGGTCAACTGACAATGCTGATGATTTGCACCATTGCTCATAGAAGAGCAGCCTTCACCCAGTTGAGAAGGGCACATTGTTTTAACTTTACCATTGGGGCCACCTTTTGATGGCATCTAGCACTGGGCCAGCAGCAGGAGTGATGCTGAACAGAGGCCAAAACCTAGAAAGATTTCCATTTGACTGTGGTTAATAACACCTAGGTAACTTGTCATACCTAGAGACAAACTGAAAGATTAGGCAAAAGGCTTTGGGATTGTTTAAATGTTCATTGTCCCACATTTTCTAGTTTCTCATCTTCAGTGAAAAGAAATAGGAAGAGGAAGCTCTGATGTTTTCAGTACGTTAGAGTATGATACATGAATCACTAGCACGGTGGAGATGCTGGATCTGATCATGAAACCTGGTGATTTGAGCTTGAGGAATCATGTCACCACTTGCCTGAGAAGCAATAAATACAAACAATAAAACttagcaaaaagcaaggtcaGCCTCATTCTGATTGCCTACACCACTGACTTGTCCTTACTACCTTTCATGCGCAGAAACAATAGACatttccatatttttcttttccactcAGGTAGGTCCATCGTACTTCTATAGTTAGTCACATTCCTCTTTCTCTAGTTCCAGAAACATCCAGTCCCTGAAATGTTGGGATCTGTAGAATTCCATCCCAAGGCTCGCTTTTCACCTACGCTACCCGGTTTCCTTGAGTAATCTTAGTCACAACTTGACTTCAATCCTCTTTCCCAATCCTCTTTTCCATCTTTAGGAAAATATTAACGGTGTTTGTAAGAGAAGAAACTGACACAAAAACAGAATATCTAGGTGATGTTCAGTCAGGCGAGGTCTGAGTCTTAGATGAGGGAAATTGTCCAGGTCACCAAACTTTGGAGGGAGAAGTACAAGAAAAGAATGAGGGGATGAAACACCAGAGTTTGCCCATAATGCCTTTCAGAAAAGAGCTATAATCCCCAAAATACCCTGGGGTAGATACTGAAAATCTGGTATCCACAGATTCCATGGTAAGCCAGGGAAAATGTCGGGATGTCATAAGAACACATCTTATGAGGTGTTCCCACAGGAATTCGCCAAAGAATCTAGGGAGCAACAACACTGAGGATACCACTAATGGGAAAGGCAGCTTCAATGCCTCACAAGGGTGTGAGATACTCACATTTAATTATCTCCTTGGGGCATCGCTAACCTCATATAAAACTGGGGACACAACAGCTCTGCTTCACAGTAAATAGATGAGAGAATGCATGCAGAGGGCTTTGTACAGTGCTTGGGAGAGAAGAACTCCTGCTTATTGAGTGATGATAAACTACAGGACTTGGTGAAACAAgcattgtaagttcaaggccataAGAACCAGAGATGACCGAGGCAAGGACAACAGCAAAGACAAAATGCAAGATGAAATTGATATAATCAGGGCAAAGCATTTTTCATTAACAAATTAACAGAAAAGGCTAATCACTGTGGGACAGAAATGCCTTGCTATAgatttaataatttatattctTATTCTACTCCACTCACCATTCTAAATCCAAATATTAATGAACTTGCTTATCACAATAACTTCACAAATATGTTTAACCCCCATTTCTATTCTATGCAAGAGGAAAACAGGCACAGAGGACATAGATAACTTGCTTACACCATGTATTTGGTAACAGTGGAGCTTGGATGCACACCCTGCGGTCTGATTCCACAGTCCCTGCCCTGAGCCACCCTAGTACTCTTCATCTCCCCTCACTGTTTCATGCTCTTATCCTTATGGAGAAAGGACAGAAACATAACCCTAGGCTGAAACAACTGATTCAATACCTGGAGCTGACGTGCCACATTCCTGTGTTGCTGTGCCAAAATGTTTGCTATTTCTATTTCCATTTGTCTTATTTGCTGCTGATGGAGtctctccttctcctccatcATTTGCTGCATCTGACTATGAATCACCTCCAcactttctgcttcagccttGGCAGCTTCTGCTTTCACATGTGCCTCTGAGGAGAACAAGGAAAAGGATAAACCTTCTAGGACAGCTCTGTCCCACCTTTGGGCCTCCCATTCTCATTCCTTATTGTTCCAACCCACACAGAAAATTCCTGCCATTGTTTTTCCTTCCAGATAACCATACTGCAACTGATCCTGCCATATTCAGATACCACCTGTGGGGATTAGAAGCCTCTTTGTCTGTCTTGCTCTAGGTGAATGATCTCAGCTAGGCCAGGGTCCATGAATTTCAAATTTCTGGACATTTCTTGTCTTTCTTGCATTACTTCTGTTCTCTTCTCACCTTCCATCTCCTTTTCCTTGGCTGTGAGAGCCTGGTCTGTCTGTAGAACAGCGTTACGCACAGACTCTTTGGACTTTAAATACTTGTTTAGAGCTTCCTCACCCTGGAACCCCAAAAACACACAGTAAGATCCAGGAAATTGTGTTTAGCAATGTGATACAATTATACTTGTTGTTCTGTCAATCATCTTTTCCTCTTAGAAGGCGCTCTGCCTGCACCTGATGGAGAGGTACATCAAACCTCTCCACAGGTGGGGTTCAGAACCTGGCTGGGCCAATCAGAGCACCCAAGGCCATCTGATGAAAAGAACTTATTCACAGAAGGAAAAATACTGCAACTTGAGTGTTTTAAAGACTGGTAAGGAGGCTGGGAAAGACATGTTCTGTTCCCAGAGGATTGAGGCACTAAGAGGAATTGAACTTTTATTCAGTTGTATCTTCCCGGTTGTCATGTGGGGCAAGTCTATTTGAAAATGAAGCCAATTATCAGGAAAATGGAGCAGAATAATGAAAGAGGGGttggaaaggaaaaggaaaggaagacaACTGAGGACACTgtttgaactctggaaagtattcaTATTAAAAACTTTTGATTTTAGATATATAAACCAATTATAGTTTTTCTTAAATAAGTTACAATAATTGGAATTCTGTTCTGTATAGCCAAAAATGGTCCCTTTGCTGCAGTCAGTACTCATGTTTGCAATAGAATTCTGGTGATTATGGTGATGGTTCAGATTAATTCCACAGCTATCATTAGCACACCCACATCTTGTGCTAAAATACCAACACCAGGTACATAATTCCCAGGCATGCTCATTCAGTTACAGAGTAACTCTGAGGCAGAGACATAAACTGCACCTCTGTTCCTGCGTGCATGTCCTGTCCTCAATGGTTTTTTAAACAGGCACCTCAGCATTTCACATAATTAATAGATAGAATCCTGGGAAATACCTGTATTCCTTTCCTGGGCTGTTGATGATATTTTGTCATTAGCTCCTTTGTCTTCTGAAGGTAGAGATTATGGCCTCCTGGCTTAGAATAAAGCCCCTGCTTCACTGCTTCTTCCAGAGGACCAAAAATATCCTGAAGTAAAGCTGAGCAACGATCTGAAGAGGCTTTCTCATTCTGCTTACAAATGTCATTCTGCTTTGCATCTAGTAGGGTCTTCAAAGGGAAAGAACCCACGGAGATATTAGCAACACCTCAGTctttctgaaatttatttttaaagagattcTCTATTTATTTAAGAAACGTCAAAGAATATAAGCAAGACTATACCCTTCCCAGCAAACCTGAAATAGTTACAAGAATGATAGTCTATAAAATATGGCATTTACTTTTGGGTGTGAAATTTCCTGAAACCCCTGTCTTGCATTTCTGCTTTAGATGTGATCTTATGTCCACAGACCTCTAAACTCAAATCCTCATTTTAAATGCAGCCTACTCTTTTTCAgcatttctggtttcaggatttttCTACCTTCAAGAAGTAGAAGTGAATAATTAGCTGGAATGACGCCAACTTGCTCTATTAATCCTAGATAGCTCATACTTTAGCAAACCCAAATGACAATTCTCTCtgcttaataaaaagataaaacatgactttgtaaatacaatttttttcttttcacatttttattggttcattgtagttgtatataatgatgggatttgtttttatgtatttaaaCATGCAAAGAATACAACAATATATTTTGGCCAATATTATCCCCTGTAAATACAATGTTTTAAAGGAATGAAATCAATTCATATTTAGCTCTTGGGTGTAACATGGTAAAGTTGAGCTGTGTGCATAGAGGAAAACTTCAGACCCTAAAGGGTCCAGGTATTTACATTTTGTTTACAAATGAAAAGTGACAATATGTACACATAGGCAAATATCATTATCTTCTAGTCTAATAGGAATTGTTTTTCTTAAAAAGGTCTTATTGTGTTATTCACAGtaatgtttttccttctgttaacCCTAAACCACATGAATTAGAATTAAACACACAATTACCTGTAATTCCTTCTGGAAACTTTGGTCCTCATCCTTGAAACAGTTCTTTTTGAAGATTTCTATGGCCTCTCTCTCGCTGGCCCTGTGCAGGTCTACCAGCTCCTGGAGGGTCTCTGTGGGCAGCTGCACCTTCTGGCCCATCAGCTGGTCATAGTGGGCAAGTGCcctttttattgcagctgcattcTCTCTCTGGGCCAGGGCCAGGAATGAATTCTCCATGCAGGGCAGATCCCCGCTGTTGATAGCGTTGACATAGGTCAGCACCAGGTTCTCTAAACCTGCACAGAGGAAGAGATCCTGTTGTTATTTGCATAAAAAGTCAATGAAACAATTGACTAATTGATTCATTAATGTCAATTAATTCTGATAACATTCATTCAACAATTTTCTGACCAGTAGATAACTTTCTTTAGGAAATTGTGAGATTAAGAAGACAGGTatttccttctttgggaaaagaaATAGGGGCTAAAGAAGAAAATAGGGAAAATGTCTAGATAtatgattttatgattttttaaaaaatatttttattagttgttgatgattttttttttacttatttgtatatggtactgagaatcaaacctagggcaacacacatgctagacaagcgctctactgctgagccacaactccagccccaagatATATGACTGTATGATTTTAATCCttctccatggagaaataagcagaTGATCATATAATATCATGCACATTCCTGTAGTTGGATTTTTTGCCTCTTTGATCCTCCTTTTATTTCCCTCTGCCTTGGATTtccattttcttcaaaattttctcttctctcattttttttaagtatttaagttagtATGATAGATACCATTCTCTGAAAAGAAGCAAATTATACAATTTAGACCAATTGTCCCTTATTCTGTGTTGGAACTTCCTGGTTTTCCTTCTTTGTCATTTTTCTACTTCCTCAATAATACAACAATCATTTACAAAGTTATGAAACCTGAAGTTGTTAGGTAAAGGTAGAGCAAGAAGAAGTCTGATTGGATATCTTTCGAAGGTCTAATTCAATACTGGACCTTAGTTCAATACTTGTAGCAACCAAGTTCTGTTTTCACAGGGAACAGGTATGTGTCACTATATCTACTAAAATTGTGACCCCCACATGCATCTAATTTATTTGTTGAACAAATGCTGCCAACCTACGGGGAGTAATCTAAATGAACAGGGGTTGACTGAAGGATAAAATATCTAACTTCATCATGTTCCTATTTCATGTAACCTTATAGGCATTACTAAAACAAATACTAGAAATACTTTTTGTATTCACTATAGCTTTTACAAACATGGTGCAAATGATTTGCACAGTGGTAATTGTTTATGCAATGTTGACCCAAGGACCTTCTTACATGTTACACATTATGTTGAATAGAAGGGAAATCCTTAAAGAGATACTCACAAGGTCCATTGACCTTGATGCCTCCTGGAAgtgtcttgatcttggacttgttGAAGATGTGGAAAGAGAATTCTGCCATTTGTTGCACAAACTGAAAACTCAGCTCATCCTCCTTCAGTGTCTCTAGCTGGGAGACCTTCTTCTGGTGAGTGGGTGAGTCAAAGACAAAGCACTTCCTTGTTGGAAAGAACTTCTGAATACAAAGACGAGGCAAATTGAAACTTTGTGTTCTTTGATCACTACCTGGAGAAGAAAAAAacagtatttattttctttagaatTTACATTCACTTTAATCTATTCTCCTCAAATATATGTCCTTTCCCCGGTGTTACTCAACTTATTGTGTCTTTATATACCTTTAGAAAAATATTAAGGATAACTAAtcaggggaaagaaaaaagaaaagaattttccCCAAGAACAAGGGAGTAATAAATTTTGATATTAAACATATTACTTCATTTGAAATCAATAATattcattaattatttttaaaacagctaGGTGGAAAAATAGGGAAAATTATACATTTAGCCTTCTACCCAAAaagagatcatttttttttttgacttctaGGATGATGATAAGAATGATACCCAGAGATCATTTCTTGGGTTACTTTCCTTCTTATTTCCAAAACCAAAgcatttatttacctttcttCATCTTCAGTGAATTCTGCAGATATTCATCTGCTGTCATGAGTTGTCCATCTCTTTCCAGGCTTAGGTAGAAGTCTCTTAGAGTCCACACCAAGTCTGGAAAGAAGTTTCCAATGTCATCAGCATCTTTCACTCCAATGTCAGGCAAAGTTCTTGCCCTGAGTATATCTGTCAGTTCTGTCATATTGCTGAGATGATTAAGGAAAAGTAGAAGAAATAGCACAGCATCTAAGCCCATATTTGATTTCATGTTTCCTAAACCTGCATTTTACATTTGGCAACTAACAAATCAACATTTCATCATCAGTGAATATGAGGCCTCTTGACTGTACATTCAGTGTCTACCCATTTTCATTTGGGGGATTTACAAAGTTTCACAGACTTGCAGCTGATGAATGGCGTTCTCTGTGGCTTGGTGCCATCCTGAACCTCATAAGGATACTGCAGTAGGTCAATAGCCCCCTGGTCAATTTTGTTCATGGTATTGTATACAAAGGTGCTGCTCAGAAGGATTGCCAGAGCAAAGATCTGGGTATCATTCTTATCATCATCCTAGAAATCAAACAAATGTAAGTCATGTCAAATGGCATTTCCAAATGAACTATCATTGAAAATAAGATTCTGATGTACAAGTGTTAAGCAGGGAAAACACAAGTGATCAAACACATGA is a window encoding:
- the LOC143405201 gene encoding guanylate-binding protein 5-like: MASETYMPGPVCLIEDMEGQLVVKQEALQILSAITQPMVVVAIVGVCSTGKSYLMNQLAGKKKGFSVGSTVQSHTKGIWMWCLPHPEKPGHTLVLLDTEGLCDVEKDDDKNDTQIFALAILLSSTFVYNTMNKIDQGAIDLLHNMTELTDILRARTLPDIGVKDADDIGNFFPDLVWTLRDFYLSLERDGQLMTADEYLQNSLKMKKGSDQRTQSFNLPRLCIQKFFPTRKCFVFDSPTHQKKVSQLETLKEDELSFQFVQQMAEFSFHIFNKSKIKTLPGGIKVNGPCLENLVLTYVNAINSGDLPCMENSFLALAQRENAAAIKRALAHYDQLMGQKVQLPTETLQELVDLHRASEREAIEIFKKNCFKDEDQSFQKELQTLLDAKQNDICKQNEKASSDRCSALLQDIFGPLEEAVKQGLYSKPGGHNLYLQKTKELMTKYHQQPRKGIQGEEALNKYLKSKESVRNAVLQTDQALTAKEKEMEEARAKAEAAKAEAESVEEIRRHMRQMMEEKERLHQQQLRQIEIERAKCLAQQQLEQELRLGEEAEKLKLMHQAEMSRFQDQIQHIHRTMSEPQAARCIIL